In Plasmodium gaboni strain SY75 chromosome 14, whole genome shotgun sequence, one genomic interval encodes:
- a CDS encoding putative spindle assembly abnormal protein 4, whose amino-acid sequence MKKIKDEFDDYYDAYEENWSPDTFAELESSESLEKTIQKKMYKEELEQSNFFCAAKEIYSNDSENMQVDNNDIKKKEITNDNNSGGENDDIINDNNNSHHLVLDIDENIDLTEEDVEASNKNENNFDENKWTNHFNEEDQKEDSNKLYEERNDDIDENKKSHEEINLFKDIYDELENSKNEKENNYENYSYNENYSNKKNENSDSFMNELNMYSNNIERNDNEKNDSLSVFNRNESDLNLFDDLNDTNHYNSNSKDKNDFDPCSNSYNEYKEKDDVFVDNNNSNNNNNNNNNHMNDIFENCHRYEKNEEYENYSNKSFCPILKKGENNYDDTKENKIDMINMNNFERYNLKDENVCLQNDDIVSIISERLQEDKNKNSMDYSFYNNNTCTSYNDKDIKEILSNYNMSNDISNNLSNIISNMISNNLSNIISNNISNYNISDSIDSNKNNLKYNNSLNNNDSTIDNGTNSSNNINYSNNNNNNNIKNNTSCINDNYNGRLHNSSLSNKDIYNEMNNKDTNIKSDIFNNSLDKHYYNVNYSYDNSYIDKEINHMFEEDNLENGSMEYNNNYKPFDKPINKEDDNKKIDTHTEINNSKNNDINININRYNESNYSREYFEEIENELIMNDKNNINNINNINNYAQGDIYNINEQKTQSVTQKEGNDEEIKTRENSIDICVDLYDEEPWDENIKRENNNDKKSLSNQKGKYNKSSILKDNSSNNNNNIEKNNVNVIGDKKKKQTKKETSQNNNSNHVNKKERIISTKLINQTNESDNLKELGNELNNQINKLEKEQDKVKKLEYELIAKSAEIELEREEMKNTIEQEKKKMMKTIEEERKKWNKEKKRIEGEVEKQRNIIMHKRKLTNEIAMFKNKIKELEEKLEKDKKEHKIIVDKLKKKVDNLKIENEKLKTELKISDEYRNKLEVYQQNTIMKLATTVNKTKKSQNYKGKSFLNTSSESSMQEELYNNNYNNNSNSINNSDIINNHNNAKNKSYDSKKNNKLDIDKNLLESSDNCDDIKKIINNKKNNIHKDLEIIYNSSINTEDEIYNKKILDNDYKIKGNNNNNNNNTHLKSKKNKFTLDKLFIQNKNDKDSHKHSDNNKIDEEYINKNLKRMRSIIKNKKKLLEEKMSSQENDDSCSLVTTTNDINLNEKEAFFYEHCKKNKDEILFSDDIKYANNKTNIKYDKRISNKDGDDIIYENMNKKKNKGSTLNNNNNNKIMKPSLVNNTNEIYMSDYNTNENNERSYKTYRNYSTSNQKRKDDIINNKVISKKRTNSIDRYNRNNNNICNDNNLKPFGKDWNFVMNFDFDELFNQCENVIESIFSSSKKIKYRQAFIDGKVETLFDDGLKLIEKNRNKKIMHPSNITIYLYPTKDYKAHLPNSYMLFRFVNKGIYQVNIPNKCQLNKFPSGQVDCKYTDGHIQILFCDGKRKEILPNREEYVILRNGTMKKLN is encoded by the exons atgaaaaaaattaaggACGAATTTGATGATTATTATGATGCATATGAAGAGAATTGGTCACCTGATACATTTGCAGAATTGGAATCAAGCGAAAGTTTAGAAAAAACgatacaaaaaaaaatgtataaagAAGAACTTGAGCAGAGCAATTTCTTTTGTGCAGCAAAGGAAATATATTCAAACGACTCCGAAAATATGCAAGtagataataatgatataaaaaaaaaagaaataactaatgataataatagtggaggagaaaatgatgatataataaatgataataataacagTCATCATTTGGTATTAGATATTGACGAAAATATCGATCTTACTGAGGAAGACGTTGAAGCTtctaataaaaatgaaaataatttcgATGAAAATAAATGGACTAATCATTTTAACGAAGAAGATCAAAAGGAAGATTCaaacaaattatatgaagaaaggaatgatgatatagatgagaacaaaaaaagtcatgaagaaattaatttatttaaagatatatatgatgaattagaaaattctaaaaatgaaaaagaaaataacTATGAgaattattcatataatgaaaattattctaataaaaaaaatgaaaactCTGATTCTTTTATGaatgaattaaatatgtataGTAATAACATAGAAAGaaatgataatgaaaaaaatgattcGTTAAGTGTCTTTAATAGGAACGAATCTGACttaaatttatttgatGATTTAAATGATACCAATCATTATAACAGTAATAGtaaagataaaaatgatttCGATCCATGTAGTAATAGttataatgaatataaagaaaaagatgATGTTTTtgttgataataataatagtaataataataataataataataataatcatatgAATGATATTTTTGAGAACTGTCATAGATATGAAAAAAACGAAGAATATGAAAACTATTcaaataaatcattttgtcctattttaaagaaaggagaaaataattatgatgatacaaaggaaaataaaattgatatgataaatatgaataattttgaaagatataatttaaaagatgaaaatgTATGTTTAcaaaatgatgatattgTTAGTATTATCAGTGAAAGATTACaagaagataaaaataaaaattctATGGATTATagtttttataataataatacatgTACAAGTTATAATGATAAGGATATAAAAGAAATCTTAtcaaattataatatgtcaaatgatatatctaataatttatctaatattatttcaaaTATGATATCTAATAATCTATCTAATATcatatcaaataatatatcaaattataatatatccGATAGTATTgattcaaataaaaataatttaaaatataataatagtcttaataataatgacaGTACTATAGATAATGGTACCAATAGCtctaataatataaattatagtaacaataataataataataatataaaaaataatacctcttgtattaatgataattataatggTAGATTGCATAATAGTTCATTATCcaataaagatatatacaatgaaatgaataataaagacacaaatattaaaagtgatattttcaataattctttagataaacattattataatgtgAATTATAGTTATGATAACTCTTATATagataaagaaataaatcATATGTTTGAGGAAGATAATTTAGAAAATGGTTCAATGGAATATAACAACAATTATAAACCTTTTGACAAACCGATAAACAAAgaagatgataataaaaagatagACACACACACAGAGATAAATAatagtaaaaataatgatataaatataaatataaatagaTATAATGAATCTAATTACTCTAGAGAATATTTTGAAGAGATTgaaaatgaattaataatgaatgataaaaataatataaataatataaataatataaataattatgcTCAAGgtgatatatataatattaacgAACAAAAAACACAATCTGTAACACAAAAAGAAGGAAATGATGaagaaattaaaacaaGGGAAAATAGTATTGATATTTGTGTAGACTTATATGATGAAGAACCTTGGGAcgaaaatataaaaagagaAAACAACAATGACAAGAAAAGTTTATCTAATCAGaaaggaaaatataataaatcctccattttaaaagataactcttcaaataataataataatattgagAAGAACAATGTTAATGTTATAGGTGATAAAAAGAAgaaacaaacaaaaaaggaaacatcacaaaataataatagtaatcATGTTAATAAGAAAGAAAGGATTATATCTACAAAATTAATAAACCAAACGAACGAAAGTGATAACCTTAAAGAACTAGgaaatgaattaaataatcAGATTAATAAACTCGAAAAAGAACAAGATAAAGTTAAAAAGCTAGAATATGAATTAATAGCTAAAAGTGCAGAAATAGAATTAGAAAGAgaagaaatgaaaaataccatagaacaagaaaaaaaaaaaatgatgaaaactattgaagaagaaagaaaaaaatggaataaagaaaaaaaaagaattgAAGGAGAAGTAGAGAAACAgagaaatattataatgcataaaagaaaattaacAAACGAAATAGCAATgttcaaaaataaaataaaagaattagaagagaaattagaaaaagacaaaaaagaacataaaattattgtagacaaattaaaaaaaaaggtagacaatttaaaaatagaaaatgaaaaacTTAAAAcagaattaaaaatatcagatgaatatagaaataaattaGAAGTATATCAACAAAATACTATTATGAAATTAGCTACAACAGttaataaaacaaaaaaaagcCAAAATTATAAAGGTAAAAGTTTTTTAAATACATCATCTGAATCTTCAATGCAagaagaattatataataacaattataataataatagtaatagtaTAAACAATAGcgatattataaataatcaCAATAATGCTAAGAATAAATCATATGattccaaaaaaaataataaattagaTATAGACAAGAACTTGTTGGAGTCTTCAGATAATTgtgatgatataaaaaaaattattaataataaaaaaaataatatacataaggatttagaaattatatataatagttCTATTAACACAGAAGATGAAAtttataacaaaaaaatattggACAATGACTACAAAATAAAaggtaataataataataataataataatacacaTTTGAAAAGTAAGAAGAATAAATTTACACTGgataaattatttattcaaaacaaaaatgataaagatAGTCATAAACATTcagataataataaaatagatgaagaatatattaataaaaatttaaagaGAATGAGATcaataattaaaaataaaaaaaaattgttagaagaaaaaatgtCTTCTCAGGAAAATGACGATAGTTGTAGTTTAGTAACTACTACAAATGATATTAATTTGAATGAAAAAGAAGCATTTTTTTATGAGCACTGTAAAAAGAATAAGGATGAAATTTTATTCAgtgatgatataaaatatgcaaataataaaacaaatataaaatatgacAAAAGAATATCCAATAAAGATGGGgatgatattatatatgaaaatatgaataagaagaaaaataaaggTAGTACActaaataataataataataataaaataatgaaacCATCTTTGgttaataatacaaatgaaatatatatgagtgattataatacaaatgAGAATAATGAAAGGTCTTACAAAACATATAGGAATTATTCTACTAGTAAtcaaaaaagaaaagatgatattataaataataaagtaatatctaaaaaaagaacaaataGTATAGATAGatataatagaaataataataatatatgtaatgataataatttaaaacCTTTTGGTAAGGACTGGAATTTTGTAATGAACTTTGATTTTGACGAATTATTCAATCAATGTGAAAATGTTATAGAATCTATTTTTTCCTCatctaaaaaaataaaatatagaCAAGCATTTATTGATGGAAAGGTAGAAACTTTATTTGATGATGGattaaaattaattgaGAAAAAcagaaataaaaaaattatgcATCCAAGtaatataacaatatatcTGTACCCTACAAAGGATTACAAGGCACACCTTCCAAATTCTTACATG TTATTTCGATTTGTTAACAAAGGAATATATCAAGTGAACATACCAAATAAATGTCAACTAAACAA ATTTCCAAGTGGACAAGTAGATTGTAAATATACTGATGGacatatacaaatattattttgtgatggaaaaagaaaagaaatattacCCAACAGGGAGGAGTATGTTATATTACGTAACg GAACTATGAAAAAGTTAAATTAA